A genomic region of Chloracidobacterium sp. contains the following coding sequences:
- the ruvB gene encoding Holliday junction branch migration DNA helicase RuvB: MTTAAINIRNEDLSPEESKFEASLRPSRLEEYIGQQKVKENLRVFMKAALKRREALDHILLTGPPGVGKTTLSNIVANEMGTNLKSTAGPIIEKAGDLAAILSNLEEGDVLFIDEIHRLNPAIEEILYPAMEDYVLPIMIGQGPAARPVTLELPKFTLVGATTRPGLITAPLRGRFGIIFHLDFYGVDELQTICKRSAGILGVEIEEAGSHEIARRGRGTPRIVNRLLRRVRDFAEVDHDGRITEQVAADALDKMEVDSYGLDEMDAKLLKTIIEKFDGGPVGLGTLSASIHEEKDSIEEIIEPYLLQIGFLNRTPRGRVATRLAYEHFGLANLMRAVDTPTLFG; this comes from the coding sequence TTAGGAACGAGGACCTTTCGCCTGAGGAATCGAAATTCGAGGCTTCCCTGCGTCCGTCGCGCCTTGAGGAATATATCGGCCAGCAGAAGGTGAAAGAGAACCTGCGCGTCTTTATGAAAGCCGCGCTCAAACGGCGCGAGGCGCTCGACCACATTCTGCTTACCGGCCCGCCGGGCGTTGGCAAGACCACCCTGTCAAATATCGTCGCCAACGAAATGGGCACTAACCTCAAATCGACCGCCGGCCCGATCATTGAGAAAGCCGGTGACCTGGCGGCGATACTGAGCAATCTTGAAGAAGGAGATGTCCTTTTTATCGACGAGATCCATAGGCTTAATCCCGCGATCGAAGAGATACTTTATCCGGCGATGGAAGATTACGTCCTTCCGATAATGATCGGGCAAGGGCCGGCGGCCAGGCCTGTGACGCTGGAATTACCAAAGTTTACCCTCGTAGGTGCAACAACTCGGCCGGGGCTGATAACGGCACCGCTGAGAGGCCGCTTTGGTATCATCTTTCATCTCGATTTCTACGGCGTTGATGAGCTTCAGACGATCTGCAAGCGATCGGCGGGGATATTGGGCGTTGAAATCGAGGAGGCAGGCTCACACGAGATCGCCCGGCGTGGACGCGGCACGCCGCGTATTGTTAATCGACTGTTGAGGCGCGTTCGCGACTTCGCCGAAGTCGATCATGACGGACGTATTACCGAGCAGGTTGCCGCCGATGCTCTCGACAAAATGGAGGTTGATTCTTACGGCCTCGACGAGATGGACGCCAAGCTGCTCAAGACGATCATCGAGAAATTCGACGGCGGCCCGGTCGGCCTCGGCACGCTGTCGGCGTCTATCCACGAGGAAAAAGATTCGATCGAAGAGATCATCGAGCCGTACCTTCTGCAGATCGGCTTTCTCAATCGAACGCCCCGTGGCCGAGTTGCGACACGACTTGCCTACGAGCACTTCGGCCTCGCCAACCTGATGCGCGCCGTCGACACGCCAACGCTGTTCGGCTAG
- a CDS encoding ATP-dependent DNA ligase, whose amino-acid sequence MNLDVDKSRLAKKKGDYFTADAIHLADPSLHARAQDYKRVLGGKMRAVSAQDIGRINAARAYIATRKYDGEFSLVFFNGEKLISVNPGGTVRLGLPCFHEAEKLLKAAKVNSCILGGEIYMQAEQSKGLRIHQVVSVLRNPKSEVDMERLGLAIFDVAEANGEKVDSIKKAFQFADKWFGKGKRVHPVEHVPTKKNDDILELMADWVIDKGSEGIVLQHDTANWYKIKLRHNLDAAIIGYSEGSDERKGLLHDLLVAVMRTDGTFHELTRVGGGFSDEERKEIAATLKKRIVPSDYVAVNNDYVAYEMIKPGPVIELSCLDLISESSRGGPVNRMVLKFDGKRYNALSRMPLVSVISPQFIRIRDDKEATVEDVSINQLTEMVTVAAAEKPADDNVGTPSTLLEREVYTKQMKGNTMVRKLLLWKTNKGDKPEFPAYVVYLTDFSPNRVEPLQREIRIAETEAAARKHYKRMAEENFIGGWDKVGT is encoded by the coding sequence GTGAACCTCGACGTCGACAAGTCACGCCTCGCTAAGAAGAAGGGCGATTACTTTACGGCGGATGCGATCCATCTGGCCGACCCGTCGCTGCACGCAAGAGCGCAGGATTACAAGCGGGTCCTCGGCGGCAAGATGCGCGCCGTCTCAGCCCAGGATATTGGACGCATAAATGCGGCGCGGGCGTATATCGCGACACGAAAGTACGACGGCGAGTTCTCGCTTGTCTTCTTCAATGGCGAAAAGCTGATCTCCGTGAATCCCGGCGGCACGGTTCGCCTCGGCCTGCCGTGTTTTCACGAGGCCGAAAAGTTACTAAAAGCTGCGAAGGTCAACTCCTGTATTCTCGGCGGCGAGATCTACATGCAGGCCGAGCAGAGCAAGGGCTTGCGTATCCATCAGGTCGTGAGCGTGCTGCGCAATCCAAAGTCCGAGGTCGACATGGAGCGGCTCGGACTTGCGATATTTGATGTTGCTGAAGCGAATGGCGAAAAGGTCGACTCTATAAAGAAGGCCTTTCAGTTTGCAGACAAATGGTTTGGTAAGGGTAAGCGGGTTCATCCGGTCGAACACGTTCCGACAAAGAAGAATGACGACATCCTCGAACTGATGGCCGATTGGGTCATTGACAAGGGCTCCGAGGGCATCGTTCTTCAGCACGACACGGCAAACTGGTACAAGATCAAGCTGCGCCACAATCTAGACGCCGCGATCATCGGTTACAGCGAGGGTAGCGATGAGCGCAAGGGCCTGCTCCACGATCTCTTAGTTGCCGTGATGCGCACCGATGGGACATTCCATGAACTGACACGCGTCGGCGGCGGCTTTTCGGATGAAGAGCGTAAAGAGATAGCCGCGACCCTCAAGAAACGCATCGTCCCTTCGGATTACGTTGCGGTCAATAACGACTATGTGGCTTACGAAATGATCAAGCCCGGCCCGGTGATCGAGCTTTCGTGTCTTGACTTGATCAGTGAAAGTTCGCGCGGCGGGCCGGTCAACCGCATGGTCCTCAAATTTGATGGCAAACGGTACAATGCCCTCTCGCGAATGCCGCTGGTAAGCGTTATCTCGCCGCAGTTCATCCGTATTCGTGACGATAAGGAGGCAACGGTCGAGGACGTTAGCATCAACCAGCTCACCGAGATGGTGACAGTCGCCGCGGCTGAAAAGCCGGCCGACGACAATGTCGGAACGCCGAGCACGCTCCTCGAACGCGAAGTTTATACCAAGCAGATGAAGGGCAACACGATGGTGCGTAAGCTGCTGCTGTGGAAGACGAATAAGGGGGACAAGCCTGAGTTTCCGGCTTACGTAGTTTATCTTACAGATTTCTCACCAAACCGTGTCGAACCGCTGCAGCGCGAGATCAGAATAGCCGAGACCGAGGCGGCGGCGCGCAAGCACTATAAGCGTATGGCCGAGGAAAACTTTATTGGCGGTTGGGACAAGGTTGGAACGTGA
- a CDS encoding 4Fe-4S binding protein gives MKPGCEGRPEQAKRRGELPVLATSAAASGVRHSRNARWRAAALIGINLLIVAHVIQWKLTGSTISPVEPSESMFTLRSGAVNAGFIFFSVAILATLIFGRFVCGWGCHVVALQDLCGWILKKVGLTPRPFRSRLLIFVPLMAALYMFVWPTIGRYLTKPKNEPLIPEFTNHLVTTEFWATFPSVAVAIPFLFICGFVVVYFLGQKGFCTYACPYGGFFGIADKLAPGKIRVNDACNQCGHCTAVCTSNVLVHAEVKQFGMVVDPGCMKCLDCISVCPNDALYFGLGKPSIATRGVSVTRSYSLTWPEELLAGAVFLASLLAVWEVYQLVPMLMALGIAAVSTFLAVRTIKLFRSGDSAFYGRSLRSAGRITAAGWAFLAFAVIWLGLNAHSGYVRYYERKAKLAFEKLTVPDELALAQANAAEWLSPSDKQAVESGKDAFYNARRVSLFTNREAISKLAWLEYLSGNSPRAVDLLRTATEKQTGEQRTLSLYYRGAILNRTGQYREAVTNLDMAITERPDLMPAREERGEALWQMGAREQAIQAWTDALKLNANMPLANYVLAGAMAQSNAEAALQYEQKADRAAPENAYFQWMLGLRLQNLRFNELAEKRFTRAIELDPSFASRR, from the coding sequence ATGAAACCTGGGTGCGAAGGCAGACCCGAGCAAGCAAAAAGACGCGGCGAACTGCCCGTCCTGGCCACGAGCGCGGCAGCGAGCGGCGTCCGCCATTCCCGTAATGCCCGCTGGCGCGCCGCCGCGTTGATCGGCATCAATCTGCTGATCGTTGCCCACGTTATTCAATGGAAACTCACCGGATCTACGATCTCACCGGTTGAGCCGTCAGAATCGATGTTCACACTCCGGAGCGGCGCGGTGAATGCCGGTTTCATATTCTTCAGCGTCGCGATCCTCGCAACCTTGATCTTTGGTCGATTCGTATGCGGTTGGGGCTGCCACGTTGTTGCCTTGCAGGATCTCTGCGGATGGATACTGAAGAAGGTCGGACTCACGCCTAGGCCGTTCCGCTCGCGCCTTCTCATCTTTGTTCCGTTGATGGCGGCGCTGTATATGTTCGTCTGGCCCACGATCGGACGCTATCTGACGAAACCGAAGAACGAACCCCTTATCCCCGAGTTCACAAATCATCTTGTAACGACCGAATTCTGGGCAACATTCCCGTCCGTGGCGGTGGCGATACCCTTTCTATTCATATGTGGCTTCGTTGTGGTTTACTTCTTGGGCCAGAAAGGATTTTGTACCTACGCCTGCCCGTATGGCGGCTTCTTTGGTATTGCAGATAAGCTTGCTCCCGGTAAGATCAGGGTCAATGATGCCTGCAATCAGTGCGGTCATTGCACGGCCGTCTGCACTTCCAATGTCCTCGTCCACGCCGAGGTCAAGCAGTTTGGCATGGTGGTCGATCCGGGCTGCATGAAGTGTCTCGACTGCATTTCCGTCTGTCCAAACGACGCCCTCTACTTTGGCCTGGGAAAACCTTCTATTGCCACGCGTGGCGTATCCGTGACGCGAAGTTACTCGTTGACCTGGCCGGAGGAACTGCTTGCCGGCGCTGTATTTCTCGCCAGTCTGCTGGCGGTTTGGGAAGTTTATCAACTTGTCCCCATGCTGATGGCCCTGGGTATCGCGGCCGTATCGACGTTTCTCGCCGTCCGAACAATAAAATTGTTTCGCTCCGGAGACAGTGCCTTCTACGGACGCAGCCTGCGGTCCGCCGGAAGGATCACAGCCGCAGGCTGGGCGTTTCTCGCGTTTGCAGTCATCTGGCTGGGGCTGAATGCCCACAGTGGCTATGTGCGGTATTACGAACGGAAGGCAAAACTCGCCTTTGAAAAGCTGACGGTCCCAGACGAACTCGCCTTGGCCCAAGCGAACGCGGCCGAGTGGCTTTCACCATCGGATAAGCAGGCCGTCGAGAGCGGAAAGGACGCATTTTACAACGCGCGGCGGGTCAGCCTGTTCACCAACCGCGAGGCCATCTCGAAACTCGCGTGGCTGGAGTATCTTTCTGGTAATAGTCCTCGCGCCGTCGATCTGCTCCGCACGGCAACCGAAAAGCAGACTGGCGAGCAACGCACGCTAAGCCTCTATTATCGGGGCGCGATCCTCAACCGCACCGGCCAATATCGCGAGGCTGTCACAAACCTCGACATGGCGATCACCGAACGGCCCGACCTAATGCCCGCCCGCGAGGAAAGGGGCGAGGCACTATGGCAGATGGGAGCGCGCGAGCAGGCCATACAGGCATGGACCGACGCACTCAAATTGAACGCGAATATGCCGCTGGCAAACTATGTGCTGGCCGGAGCTATGGCCCAAAGCAATGCCGAAGCAGCCTTGCAATACGAGCAGAAGGCGGATCGGGCCGCCCCTGAGAATGCCTACTTTCAGTGGATGTTGGGTCTGCGATTGCAGAACCTCAGGTTCAACGAGTTGGCTGAGAAGCGATTCACCCGTGCAATAGAACTAGATCCTTCGTTCGCATCGAGACGCTAA